GGTGCGTTTCGGCTGACGTATGATGTCGGGTTGTGGGTGATTTTCAGGAGTATCAAGTTGCATCAGCAtgagggtggagatggtaGTGACGCGATTGACGGGACGGCGAGAAGTCGGatgagtgaggaggaggttttTGCACTACAGAagagcgatgatgaggatgattacgatgaggaagatggtGAGGGTAGCGAAAGGTCGAGAAAGTGATGGTCGACGATTATGGCGACAGCAACGTATAGGAAAGAACGGCATGAGATACACGGCCTTAATGAGTATAGACTGGTACTAGAGAGCTTTGTGGTATTGCTAATGGCCATCATGGTATTCAGAAGACGACCATCAAGGTACTTGACCTCACCTTGTCGAGCTATTTAATTTCAAGATCAGCTTCGATACCACCGGAACCTCGAACGACaagccaacaacaacaccacgtTTGTTTCCCTCGTGCTACCTCTTGACTTGAACTATCAACCCAGTCTCCCCCGCCTACTACCTCTCACACCAGAAACAATGCCCGCCCCTTACAaactcatcatcctccgccaCGGCCGCTCAGAATGGAACGAAAAGAACCTCTTCACAGGCTGGGTTGACGTCCCACTCAACGAACAAGGAATCAAAGAAGCCACTCAAGCCGGGAAACTGCTCAAAAAACACAACTACCTCCCCGAAATCCTcttcacctccctcctccgccgcgccATCGTCACCGCTGACCTCGCTCTCGACGAAGCTGACAGACTCTGGATCCCCGTCAAGCGATCCTGGAAACTCAACGAACGCCACTACGGCGGTCTGCAGGGTCTCGACAAAGCTGAAGCCGCTGAACGAGAAGGTGCAGAACAAGTCCATATCTGGCGGAGGTCGTTTGATGTTCGGCCTCCTGCTACGAGTGAGGAGTATCGGAAGTCAGAGGATGAAGGTGGGAGGTATGCTTCGCAAGGGATTGAAGTGCCGGCTACGGAGTGCTTGAAAGATGTGCTTGTGAGGGTTCTGCCGTATTGGACGGAGGATATTGTGGGTGAGTTGAAGAAGGGGAGGACGGTGTTGATCGCGGCGCATGGGAATAGTTTGAGGGCGTTGATGAAGGAGCTGGAGGGGATTAGTGATGAGGATATTCCGGGCGTGGAGATTCCGACGGGGGTGCCGATTGTTTATGAGTTGGATGAGGAGTTCAAGGGGAAAGGGAGGCAGTTGGAGTGAGTTGTGATGGCCCGTGGTCGGTCGTGGGTTTGTCCGATGGAAGAGGATATGTTGGGCCACTCTGAGCTCGTGATAGTCTGTGTTGTCTTGCGAGCAACGATATCATTATGAGACCGTGTTGCAATGCCAGTGACACGACACTGTCACTTCTGCTCTCTTCTCCGATACTGTTCACATTTCAGGACCCTTCTAGCCAGAGCAGCAACCTACAAAGCGAGTCCTCTGGATCTAGACCATGAAGGTTCAGGAAAGCTTGGCAATTACGTTTGCCTCGCAAACGAAGTGAATGAGCTCGAAATATGCACGGACTTCCGGGCCGCCAGCAAACGCAggtcttctccgccgtccaATACAGCTCAGGACTTTTCATTCCTTTCTTTACCTCACCATCTTTCCAAAACACGCCGCAGCGCAGCCATCAATCATGGCACCCACCAGCACGACCGCGCTCGCGGACCCGCTCATGCTCGACAAGATCGACAAGCTCTTCGCCTGTGGTGTTGGTGAACTTGTTGACCTCCCTCAgattgtcgtcgtcggtgaCCAGTCGTCCGGAAAGTCCAGCGTGCTTGAAGGTCTCATCCGCAAGCCACTGCCTCGTGACAGCGGACTCTGCACTCGATTCGCCACACAGATCGTCTTCCGCCGGGCTAAGGTCGAAGGCATCGAAGTTTCCATCATTCCAGACAAGGATGCCGATCCTCAGCATGTGGCCAGAGTGAAGAAGTGGGGAaagaaagtcgaggaagAGTTGGATTCAGAGGTGTTCGTCAAGATCATGGAGGAGGTGAGTGCCCGCCGATCACAGCGTCCGTGATGGAGCAACAATTGAGCTGACGTACGTGCGCGCAGGTCCATACCGAGATGGGACTGGCCGGTTtcggcggcgacgatgatggagagaAGCGACCAACATTCTCGAACGACGTCCTGCGCCTGGAAATTTCGGGACCTGAGCAAGAGCATTTGAGCGTGATTGATGTTCCAGGCATCTTCAAGTCGACAACAGAAGGAGTCACGACAAAGGCGGACATCGCACTGGTGAGGAACATGGTGCATGGATACATGAACAACCCCCGCTCGGTCATTCTTGCCGTGGTCCCTGCCAATGTCGACGTTGCCACTCAGGAGATTCTTGAGCTTGCCACGGAGGCTGATCCTCAAGGAGATCGTACGTTGGGCGTCCTCACCAAACCCGATCTGATGGATAGAGGTACTGAGGGTCGGAGTGTGGATCTGCTCGAAGGTCGTGCGCGGGTGATGCAGTTGGGCTGGCACGTCATTCGCAATCCGGGTCAGATGGAGATGGCCGAGAAGAATTTGGACCGAAACACTCTGGAGagggacttcttccgcaACAAGGCGCCGTGGTCTGATCTGGACGACGACAAGGTCGGCGTCGATACCTTGCGGATCCGACTCAAGGACGTGATCTCCTCGCTGGTGAAGAGAGAATTTCCGAAGGTATGTTGTCTTATGCTGAGAATGTCGTGTCGTGCTAATGGTTGAGCCAGGTGAAAGCAGAAATCAAGAACCGATTGAACGCTCGTCAAAAGCGGCTTGATCAACTCGGACCCGAGCGCAGAGGTACCATGGAGCAGATGGCGTACTTGACCAAGATGGCAGCTCAGTTCCAGCGCATTGCCTCCCTAGCGCTCAGCGCCAACTACGGTGCTGACGACGTCTTCAACGACGATTCCAGCCTTCGCATTGCTCCTGCAATTATGGCTCGTATGAAGACGTTCTCCGATGACATGGCCAAGCTCGGTCATGAGTACGAATTCATGTCGGTTCAGGAGAAGGACGACCCATCGGCCGCCATTGCATTGGCATTAGCGACGTCAGCCGCACCACTCACGCCGGTCAAGCTGGACACCTTCAAGATTCGAGAGCAAGAAGACGTCGAGGAGCTGACCGAGATCTTGCATGCCCAGTCTGACCTTTGCTGTCCGCTGACTGATGGCATGGAAGACTGGCTGAATCGCGTCTTCCGAGGCAATCGTGGTTTCGAGCTGGGCACCTTCAACGCCACCATTCTCTCGACCGCGATGAAGAAGCAGTCGCAGAAGTGGGCAGATATTACCAAAGGTTTCCTCAgcgacatcatcgtcatGGTGCACAGGTTCATCCTCGGGGCCTTGAAGGTCGTCTGCAATGACACCGAAATCCGCACGGCCGTCAAGAACACTCTCGCCGAAGACTTGGCAAAGTGCTACCACAAAGCCATGGAGAACGCCAACTTCCTGCTCAAAGTCGAGAGCTGTGACACTCCCACAACTCTCAACCACTACTTCAACGACAATCTGCAGAAGAGTCGTCATGGTAAGGTGGTCGCCGGCATGAAACGTAAAGCCTTCACGATCCAGGGCTACGGAGAATGCGTGAAGCTCGACACTGCTACCGCTCCCATCAACAACATGTCCAATGAGGACCACGTCATCCATGACATCCACGACATCCTCATGTCGTACTACAAGGTCAGCAGGAAGACATTCGTCGACAGCATCTGCAAGCAGGCCGTCAGCCACTACCTCCTCCACTGCGAGACCAGTCCGCTCGCGCTGTTCTCGCCAATCTGGGTCAGCCAGCTCTCTGTGGCGGCCTTGGAGGAGATCGCTGGAGAGGCACCGGCGGTTCGCAGGTCAAGAGCTCTTCTAACCAAGGAGATCGGCAGCTTGAGAGAGTCGATGAAGATTTTGGCATGGAATTGAGGCCAGGCTTGAGCTGGATGTCTGACCGGAGATGTTTTCTCCCAAAGCTGCGCACCAGAGGAAGAGAACGAGTGGCAAAGTCCTGGAAATTTGGATACCGATTTCTGCCTAGTTGTTGGCAATGGAGTTGGTGTAGTCCGTGCTGGCGGCCGAAGCCAAGATCTCCTAGCTTGAATGACAAATGTCAAAAACGTGCGTTCCATCCATGTCGTCAAGTCCGTCGTCGTGATGATATGCACCAGATTCTGATGAATGTGGCATGCCTGTCGACGTCGACTTTGCTGTCTGGTCTAACAGGCACCTTGCGTGCGAGACGACGTATAGATGTGGAGTTCCCGTCTCCCTTCATCCGCCCTTCTTGTTCTGTCTGACCTGCTCCCTCAACGCTTCCATATATTCGTCCAGAAATCCTCCGTTCCCTCTCGCATCTCCATTTCCCGGCGTCTTACTCGTCTCTTTCCACGCCGTGTCCGCATCTTGACTCGCACTCTCACTAACAACCCTCTTCCCACTCCCCTCCTTCTCgtccctcatcctccttaATCTCTGCTCCGCCTTCCTCCACGCCACCTCCGCATTCTCCTCTGCCTCAACTTCACTCAACCCCTGCCTCCTCGCCTCAACTCTCGCCTGGCTCGCCACCTGCCTCATCTCCTCTTTCTCCGCGGCTCCTAATTGTCCACGTATCTCTTCGACGAAATGCTTGATGAAGCCGGGTGAATTGCTTCCCTCCGGTGAGTCTAGTTTCGTGCCGCCGAGTTCGTCCGCGGGAGTGCCGTGTTGTGCTCGGTGAACGGTTTTGGCAACTTTTCGGGCCATGCGGTGGAAGCCGGGGGTGCGGAGGAGTTGTTGGATCATCCATGCTTCTAGCAGGGCGATTATGGGGCGTGGGAGCATTGTGGTTTGTGATGTGGTTGTAGCGGGTGGGGAGGGAAGGATGGCTGTTGATGGTCTGATCAATCCGGCATCGTGGCAATAGTGAATGTGTTGTGGCGAGTATGCAGTACAGCGATGCGTTGATATTGCTGCCTATCGATAGTGATGTCGTGAAGTCGAGGACGTTCACCATGCGGCATGAATCCACATCCGACCCGGTCCAAGCGCGCGGATAAAAAAGCAGGGTCCACGATCGAGAGGGGCACTGCACGCGCTGTCACCTGTGTGTGTTTCAGATCTGAAAAGTCGTCGGCGTCATTTGATTCGTGCTGCAACAACCAGCATCATACCTCGCCTAAACTTCTCGCGGCTAAGCTTGAGGCTAAGGAAATGTGAGTGAATACGTGAGGTGAACGTAGGACACATTCTCATCCTTCTGCTCTCTAATCTGTCAGTTCACATTCACTCGCGTCTGTTACCTAGCAAAAGTCACCTCCAGAGAGTCTGCCCCACTATCCCGTTGATATAGTTCCCGCGGGGTGATATTCTTCCACTTTTCCTAGCTACTATCGGACACGCGACAAGAGAGAGAGTGAAGGAAGTCGATCCCCGAAAAGAATTCACCCACCACGGCCACCACTATATCAACCGCCCGCTGCCCCTCGTTTCTCCCACGGAAGCTACCGACCAACTCCATCGCCCGCCGCCTGCCTGCTGCATGCCACCGAACCATGGCTAACAATCCGCCCCCGCTGCCAGCCTTCCTCCAGCAGTCCAAGACTGGTCCGTCAATACACTGGATATCACATCTTTACTAACTCAAGCTAACATCCAAGTTTCTTCTCAGACCTCCACTCCAAGTTCGTCGACCTCGAATGGCAACAACGCAACCGCCTCGCCCAAGGCACCTCGCATCCCGCCAATGGCTCGCCCGACTCCTCCCCCTTCGCACGCCTCACGGGCACCCACATCTCCTCCCGCAACCGCTACCTCAACGTCGAACCCTTCGCCGCCAACCGCGTCAAGCTCCGCGTGGCATCCGCCTCCGACAACGACTACATCAACGCTTCTCCCATCTCCCTAGGCAAGAGACGATACATCGCAACCCAAGGTCCGAAAGACACAAGCGTAGCGCATTTCTACCGCATGTTGTTGGAGGAGTCGCAGAATCCCGCGGTGGTGGTCATGTTGACGCAGACACACGAGTCGGGGAAAGAGAAGTGTTTCCAGTACTACCCGTCGAGCGAGAGGGACAGTCCGCTACACCTACCAGTGAAAGCgagtgaagaggaggtggtcgagCAGAACGGACATGAAGAGGCATACAACGGCACAGTCGAGCTCATCAGCGTGGAGAGACACACACCCTCTCGATCAGAGGTGAGACGGATGAGGCTGAGATTCGAAGACAAACCCAACCAAGAACGCGAagtccgccatctcctcttcGAAGGCTGGCCAGATTTTCTCGTTCCCGAAGGCGACGACCGCGCCGCTCTCGTCGAACTCGTGCGACTATCCGCAGCACTTACAACCTACTCCCCTGCCAACGGCTCTCTCGCCTCCACACTCGCTTCCGCATCGCCGTCGAACCCGCGCATTGTGCATTGCTCCGCTGGAGTCGGCCGTTCAGGGACGTTCATCGCGCTGGACTACCTCCTCAGTGAGATGTTCGAGGGAAACTGGGACAATCTGGCGATAGGAAGGGATCCGGTCGCCGAGACGGTGGACGAGCTGCGGAAAcagaggatgatgatggttCAGGGCGAGAGCCAATTCATGTTCTTGTACGAGGCATTGAGGGAGCAGTGGGCGAAgaaaggtggaggagaggatgcgAAGGGTGGAGCGAATCGATGACAGGCGGGTCGGGCGCGCTGAGGAAACCGAGGAAACATGGATGGGTTGAATGATTATAACGAGGAGGTATGAGTCCACGACTTGGCTCAGTCAGGGACATTGGACGATTGGTATGACCTCTGTGCTGGAGTGGCATGGAGTTGGGATGCAGACTTCACCAAGAGACAGATGGGAAAGAGGAACGGAACGATGAGGTGCCTCAATtacgatgaagatgatcaTTCGTGGATGCCTGCTGTGAGTGGCAACAGAGCTCGTGAAGATGCGAACGAAATGCCAAACAAGATTCCCAAGTTCCCTCCCACACAAAGATGGTCCAATGCAGCGCGACCCGATGCGTGTCGCTGTGGCACTCCACCGGCACTCAACTCATTGCAAGGTACCGTCTAGCATCCGACAGTATTCCCAGCACCATTGACCAGAACCTGGCACGAGCTGTAAGGCACCATACCGCCATAAGGACTCTCGATCGTGTTCCTCTGCTGACAAGACAGCACCTTGCTATCGCAGTAGCCGCGCTCGGACATCCTGGGGTCGCATTCCGCTGTTCAGAAGTTTTAGATACGCAGTTCATCTGGATCTGTATGGTGATTCCTTGCACCAATATGCGTGCGACTGCAAGATCGACCGGTGGCACATGGGCGCGGTGATCGAGGGGTTTGATTGAAACTCCAGTTCACTGTGCCAGACCCTTGAGTAGGAGCTCCGCACGATCAGACCGAAGCGAATCTTGCGGGAGTCCTCCACGACGTGTGCAGCCGGTGTCTGGCAGTCAGCAGGCACACGCCAGTCTTGACGTGTCCTCCTGCTCCCTCAAGCCGTTCATACACCGGCCGTACGGGAGAACCAGCATGCAGCACTGCAAGAAGCGCACTGTGTACCATCAATCGCGCTTCAACCCATACCTCCGACCTTCCCATCTTTCACCTCTTGCAGTCCACCCAACACGATCCTCTGCCGTCTAATCCTCTCTTCCAATTCTGCGATCTCTTCATCCTGCTCTTCTAGACTTCTCTCCACATCCGGTAGTCCTTCGACAGCTCTCAATGCCGCGCGGATCTTCGCTTTCACTTCCAGTACCGCGGTCGGTAAGTCTTTCGGCGCGAGAGGTGCCAGTCCAATGTATGATGTGCCTTCTGGAACGCTGTCTGAAAGATTCGAGTTCGCTGTGTGGAGGTTTGGGTCGGTCTGTTGCAAGGCGACGCGGGAAAGGAGTTCGTGAAGGGTTGGGAGTATGTCGAAAGTgccaggaggaggaagggctAGTAGCGGAGAGGTTGGAGTGAGGTTTGTCGTGGTTTTGATCGGGTGCGCCATGTTGCTGGTCGGTGAAAGGAAGCGATGTTGTTGGTGGTCGATTGGTTGTAGATTCGATTGGTTGTAGATCTGGAGAGCACAAGGTAAGGTAGCTCTTGCCGCCTGAGGCATCAATGAGAGCTTGCC
The DNA window shown above is from Zymoseptoria tritici IPO323 chromosome 11, whole genome shotgun sequence and carries:
- the GPM1 gene encoding phosphoglycerate mutase 1 (similarity to yeast and human enzyme type) — translated: MPAPYKLIILRHGRSEWNEKNLFTGWVDVPLNEQGIKEATQAGKLLKKHNYLPEILFTSLLRRAIVTADLALDEADRLWIPVKRSWKLNERHYGGLQGLDKAEAAEREGAEQVHIWRRSFDVRPPATSEEYRKSEDEGGRYASQGIEVPATECLKDVLVRVLPYWTEDIVGELKKGRTVLIAAHGNSLRALMKELEGISDEDIPGVEIPTGVPIVYELDEEFKGKGRQLE
- the MgPtp1 gene encoding phosphotyrosine-specific protein phosphatase (Phosphotyrosine-specific protein phosphatase related to yeast Ptp1 that dephosphorylates a broad range of substrates in vivo, including Fpr3; localized to the cytoplasm and the mitochondria), with product MANNPPPLPAFLQQSKTDLHSKFVDLEWQQRNRLAQGTSHPANGSPDSSPFARLTGTHISSRNRYLNVEPFAANRVKLRVASASDNDYINASPISLGKRRYIATQGPKDTSVAHFYRMLLEESQNPAVVVMLTQTHESGKEKCFQYYPSSERDSPLHLPVKASEEEVVEQNGHEEAYNGTVELISVERHTPSRSEVRRMRLRFEDKPNQEREVRHLLFEGWPDFLVPEGDDRAALVELVRLSAALTTYSPANGSLASTLASASPSNPRIVHCSAGVGRSGTFIALDYLLSEMFEGNWDNLAIGRDPVAETVDELRKQRMMMVQGESQFMFLYEALREQWAKKGGGEDAKGGANR